The following is a genomic window from Gemmatimonadota bacterium.
GGATTGCCCACGCACTCGAGGAGTGGATTCACGGCCTCCGCCGCGCCGATCCTGCTCAGAGATTGTACAGCCTCCCGGCGCACGTTGCGGTCGCTGTCCTCCAGCAACGCGATCAGTTCGTCCACGGCCAGGTGGCTGCCCGTTTCACCCAGTTCACGGGCGGCCCGGGCCCGGACCGAGGGATTGCTCGATTTACCCATGCGCACGAGGTGCCACAGGGTCGCGATGGGGTTCCCCTTGCGCACGCGGTTGATCACGTCCCGGGAAGATACCTGCGAATCGGAGGTCACGCGGGCCAGCAGGCCCATGTAGGCGATGCGCAGCGCCCCGTTGGAAAGGAAGAGGTACTGCAGTCCCGCAAAAGTGTAGCCGAAGAAGGAGACGGCGGGAATGGACGTACACAGATCGGCGGCAATGCCGCCCAGTACGGCGCCACACGCCGCACACCCTCTCGATACCGCGGAGTAGCAACCGAGGAACGCGGAGCGGTTGACCGCCGGGGCCGTCTTGACGATGAGATTGAACCGGGCGGTACCCCAACCCGCGCTCATGCTGCCCCCCCAGACCTGCACCAGCGGCACCATGATCCAGTAGTTTTCCAGGGTCACGAACCCCCATCCCAGTGGAAACACGGCCAATCCCACGGCGGTAAGCGACATGACGGGCTTGTATCCGTACTTGTCCGCCAGATAACCCCAGAAGGGATTCATGATGATCGTGGCGATGGTCTGTATAGCCGAGTAGATCGCGATCTGGGCGTAGGAGACCTCCAACGTCCGCAACATGTAGACCGTGAAGAAAGGCGCGGCGATCTGGGCGATGAGGAGCCGTCCCGATACCAGGAACATCAGTCTGCGAAAGGGTCCGTGCCGGAAGGGCAGGCTAAGCAACTGGTTCGAAGGGACGTGTTCTCCCTGGCGCTTCTGCGGTTCGGGAATGCGGGACCAGGCCAAGACCCCGAAGCCGGAGAAAACCACGGCCGTGATGAACAGTGTAGTGAAGCCTTCCTGCTCGTCTCCCACGGCGTACGTACTCAGGAAGAATCCCGCGCAGACCGACGTGATCAGTCCGGCGGACGCCGTCAGACTGCGCTGCCGGGCGACGAAGCGGCCGCGCATCTCGTCGGGAACCAGGTCGGTCAGCCAGGACTGGCGCGCCGGGGAAACCAGGGACATGGCGGCCTTCGACAGGGCGATGCAGCCCATGAGCGCAAGCACCTGGTATACCTCGAAGAAGAGAAAGGGGATGAAGGCGATGGGCAGCCAGAGCGACGAACTGACGGCATTGGCGGACAGGCACAGCGTCTTGCGCCGTTGCAGACGCTCGATCAGCAGTGGGGAGAAGGCTTGAAGCAACTGGCTGATGGAAATGGACGCGGAAATAAAACCGATCATGGCGCTGGATGCACCGAGATGCAACGCGTAACCCGTGGTGTAGACGCCCGTAGTAATCGCCGAATGCACTGACTCGAGCATGCCGTTCACGTTCCACATGCGCATCCCGCGCGCCGTCTGCAGCCGGGTGAGTTTCCTATCCTGTTGCATGATTCGGTTTCCCATTCCGTGCCAGCATCCAGCTGACCGCCGTGCCGACTCCCAGGTTCACGGCCAGGGCCACGGGACTGATCCACATGAAGCTGACCGGGTCGTTCCCGTCGGGCAACATGCCGAAGAGCGGACCGGAAAAGGCGATCAGCGAGGCGGTGAGGACGCCGCACACGGCGCCCGCGACGACGCCTGCGGGGCGGGCGAAGGGCACGAACAGCGCGAAGAAGAACAGGGCGAATATGGGCGTGGTCAGCAGGTTCGAGGTCTTGTTGGTCACCGCCGTGATGTTGCCGGGCACCAGTTCCATCAGCGAACTCGCGCCCACGGCGATGGCGCCGATGACGAAGGCGAGCGTTTTCGCCGTACGCGTCAGCTGGATCTCGGTTGCCGGCGACTTCCTGAACCGGTCGATGAAATCTGTCGAGACCACGGCCGTAATTGCATTCACACCCGAGTCCAGGCTGGACATGGCGGCCGCGAACATGGCGGCGACCACGAACCCGGATACGCCGGGCGGCAGGTAGTAGGCGATGTAGTGGGGGAACACATGGTCGGCCTGTCCGTCCAGGTCGGCGCCGGCGGGCAGCAGGCCGGGCTGGTCCTGGAAGAAGCCGAGAAGGGCGAAACCCGCGACCCACAGGGTGATCCCGATGCAGAGCCCCACCAGTTGCTGGGTCAGGTAGGACCGCCGGGCCGCGCGGGCGTCGGTGGTTGCCATGAAGCGCTGCACCACGGTCTGGTCGCCTCCGGCCGTGGCGATCGCCCATGTCATGGACGCCAACATGGACCCGATCACGGTCAGGCGCACGGACGGGTCCAGGCTGAAGACGGGCTGGGCGTCCCAATGGGACTGCCAGGAGCTCGGAACCCAGCCGAATCCGTCGAAATGCAGGGTAACCGTGACGATCACCAGGATGGCGCCGCCGAGCATGAGCAGGGTCTGGAGCGTGTCGGTGATCACGACGGCCCGCAGCCCGCCCAGCGAGGTGTAGATGACCGCGACGAGCCCGGTTACCAGGGTGATGACAGGGATCCAGTCATCACCCACGCCCAGCATGACGGTCATGGCCTTGGCGGAAAGGTAAATGAGCAGGGCCATCCAGACCAGCCGGAGCAGGATGAACATCACCGCGCCCAGCAGCCGGATGCCCACGCCGAGGCGGTCCTCCAGCAGTTCATAGGCGCTCGTCACGCGCGTTCGCATGTAAACGGGAATCAGCCCGTAGCCCACCACCACGAAGATGATCGGTATCGTCAGGTAGTTGAGCATCCAGACGGGGCCCTTGCCGATGGCCTCGCCCGGAATGGACAGGTAGGAGATGGTACTGAGCAGCGTGGCGAACAGCGAGAAGCCGATCAGCGTCGGCGGCATGCGGCCCCCGCCGGTGAAATACTCGCTGATGGTGCTTTGCCTGCGGCTGTAGTAATAGCCCAGCGATATCGTCGCCAGGGCGTATCCGATGATGATGGCCCAGTCGACGGGTGTCAGTCCGCCGGGAGTCATGGATCCTCGCTTCCAATGCGTAGTGTATACATTGTATCTACAGAACGACGAACCTACAAGATGACGAACCTACAGGTCGACCGGTAGCACGTACATCTAGGGCACGGCAGCGACCCGGACGAAGTCCGTGTGACCGGGTCCCGCCGACGGCGATCCGCCGACGATGACGATGTGATCTCCCCGGCCGAGGCCGCCGGCCTCCCGGGCCGCGTCGAGCGACGTGCGGATCATCCCGTCCGTCGTGTCGAACTCGGCGCACAGCACCGGCTTGACACCCCAGACGAGGGCGAGGCGGCGAACGGTCGCCACTTCCGGGCTGACGGCAATGATCGGCACGCTGATCCGGTGTCGCGCGGCCACCCGGGCGGTGTGACCCGACCGCGTGCAGCAGACGATGGCCTTTGCACCTGATTCCAGCGCGAGTACGCAGGATGCATGGCTGATCGCCTCTGAAACATCGGGAATCTCCCGACGCTCCGGATATCCATGCGCTGTTCGCTGGAACAACCTGGCTTCGGCCTGTTCCGCGATGGACGCCAACGCACGTACGGCCTCCACAGGGTAGGCGCCGGTGGCGCTTTCCTCGGAAAGCATCACCGCGTCCGACCCGTCGAGGACCGCGTTGGCCACGTCGGCGGCCTCCGCCCGCGTGGGCCGTGGATTATCGACCATGGACCGCAGCATCTGCGTGGCCGTGACGACCGGCCGTGCGGTATGCAGGGCCTTGGCGATGATGTCCTTCTGCACGAGCGGGACATCCTCGAAGGGGATTTCCACACCCAGGTCTCCCCGTGCGACCATGAGCGCATCCACGGCCGGGAGGATTTCGTCGAGCGCGTCCACGGCCTCCGGTTTTTCGATCTTCGCCATCAGGGGCAGGCTCGACCCCCGATCGTCCAGCAGCTTACGTGCACGCAGCACGTCATCCCGGTTACGGACAAAAGAAAGCGCGGCCATTTCCACGCCCATGTCGAGCCCTTCCAGCAATAGCTCCCGGTCCTTTTCCGTGAAAGCGTTGATACCCTTTGCCCCACGCGGTACCGTGATGCCCTTGTGATCGGAGAGCGAACCGCCGAGGAGTACCTTGCACCGAATTTCGGGCGGTTCCACGGCCTCGATACGCAGTTCGACCAGGCCGTCGGCCAGCAGCAGGCGCTGACCCGGCTGAACCTCATCCGGAAGGCCTGCGTAGTTCACCGACACCCTGGCCCGGCTGCCGGGCACCGGTTCCGTAGTCAGGGTGAAATCATCGCCCGCACCGAGGTGAACGGGACCGTGCTGAAACGTGCCGATGCGGATCTTCGGACCGGGCAGGTCCTGGAGGATCGCGACGGGCTTGCCGAGGTCGTCCGCGGCGGATCGGATGCGCTGGATGCTGCGCCTGTGGCCGTCCGGGGTGCCATGGGAGAAATTGAGACGGAAGACGTCTACGCCGGCCTCGAGTACCTGGCGGATCATCTCGGGAGAACGGATGGCGGGACCCATGGTGCAAACGATTTTCGTACGTCGCATCGGTCCGTCCTTTCGCAGGCCGTGGGGCCGGCCGGCGCGGGAGCGGGGCCCGGTCCCGGTTCGGAGGATGGGACGGGACGGACCTCGCGCCACCGGAGCCACCGAAGCTTACTTCAACACGCCGATGCGGGCGACGTGCTCACCGAGCTTGAGTTCGCCGGAGTGGACATCTCCGGGTACGGGCTCGTCACGAAGCACCGTCGACAGCGTTTCCGTCCTGATGTAGTCGGCGTGGGTATCGATGGCCTCGGCCAGGTCGCCTTCCGCTTCGTAGAATAGCGTGATCCGGTCATCCACGTTGAAATCGGCTTCCTTACGGAGATTCTGCACGTGGCGGACGAAATCGCGCATCAGTCCCTCGAGCAGGAGATCTCGGGTCACCGTGGTGTCGATGGCGACCGTCCATCCGAAGTCCGAAGTCACGGACAGTCCTTCCGCATCCACCCGTTCGACTTCGAGCTCATCGGGCGACAGATCGACCCGTTCACCGTCCACCTCGAGCGTAAGGACCTCGCCGCCCGCGACGAAGGCGCCGGTCTCGTCGCCGTCCAATGCCTCGAGTGCCTCCCGAACGTCATTGAGCCGCTTGCCGAACCGGGGACCCCACTTCGAAAAGACCGGCTTGACCGCGTATCCGCGAAACGCATCGTCGCTGTCCACCAGGTCGAGCTCCTTCACGTTCAGTTCTTCCAGCACCTGTGCGCGCAGCCGATCGATGGTTTTGCCCTGCCGGGCGGTCGCGGGTTTCACCAGCATCCGGAACGCCGGCTGGCGGACCTTCATCCGGGCATCGTTGCGTGCGGAACGGCCCAGTTCGATCACCTGCATCAGGTCATCCATGTCGTCCATGAGATCCTGGTCGATCAGTTCGCCGGACGCCTCCGGGTATGGGCAGAGATGGACGCTTTCCGGCGCCGATGGTTCGACGGGCGGGACCAGGCTCCGGTAGAGTTCCTCGGCGGAGAAAGGAAGTATGGGCGCGATCAGCCTGCTCATCGTCACCAGCACTTCGTAGAGCGTCTGGATGGCCGACTGCTTGTCCGCGTCATCGCCGCTCTTCCAGAAGCGGCGCCGGCTCCGGCGGACGTACCAGGTGGAGAGCACGTCGATGAACCGTTCCGTTTCGCGGACCACCGCCGCCGAATCGAAATGGTCCATCCGGTCGTTGCAATGGCGGATCAGCTGATGAAGCCGCGAAAGCACCCAACGGTCGAGTTCGCTGCGGTCCGTTGCGGGGGCGGAAGCGGAAATCGGCGGGCAGTCCGGCAGGTTGGCGTAGGTCACGAAGAATGCGTAGACGTTCCACAGCCGCAGCATCTTCCGGGTCACTTCCTCGGCGGGTCCGTAGCCGAAACGAAAGACCATGTTCAGAGGCGCGCCGGCGTACTGCCACCGCATCACGTCGGCGCCCATGCGGGCCGTGGCGTCCTCCACGGCGATGGCGTTGTCGCCGCTCTTGCTGAAGGGCTCGCCGTTTTCGTCCCTCATCTCTTCATAGGTAAGCACGGCCTTGAACGGCGACCGGTCGTAGAGGGTCACCGACATGAACAACTGGGAATAGAACCAAAGCCTGATCTGTTCCCGCATTTCCGTGATCCAGTCCGCGGGAGACCACGCTTCCCAGGTGGAATCGGGACCGGGCGAGGCAACACCCGCCTTGTCTCTTTCGGCTTCCGGTCCGCGTTCCGACCGGATCGTGCCTTCGATCCCGCGGTGTTCCGGCAGGTAATTCAGCGTCGAAAAGGGTACGATCCCGGCATCGAGCCAGCAGTCGCCCACTTCGGTCACCCGGCGGGCGGCCTCGCCGCACCGCTCGCAGGTGATTTCGATTTCGTCGATCCACGGACGGTGGAGTTCCGGCAGATCGTCGACGAACGTGGGATTCACTGCCCGTTCGCGCAGTTCGGCCGTGCTGCCTATGACATTGATGTGGCCGCAGTTCCCGCAACAGTAAAAAGGCAGAGGCAGCCCCCAGAAACGGCGGCGGGAAATGCACCAGTCGCCCATGTTGTCCAGCCAGTCCTGCATCAGAAGGCCGCTGTACTCGGGTACCCATTGGACCGTGGCGGCGGCCCGCTTCATCGGCGCCCTGATCTCGTCCGCGGAAATAAACCATTCATCGGCCAGGCGAAAGACCAGGGGGGTCTTGCACCGCCAGCAGAAGGGATACCGGTGCGTATAGTCTTCCCAGCGGAACAGCACGCCCCTGGACTCCAGCTCGCGCCGGACGCCCTCGGCCGAATCCCGTACATGGGTGGCGGCGAGCGGACCGATATCGTCTGTAAAATAGCCGTTCTCGTCGATCGGCACGATGATGTCCAGGCCCAGTTCCTGCCCGAGCTGATAGTCCTCGGCGCCGCAACCCGGCGCGATATGGACGATCCCCGTGCCTTCCTCGTCCGAGACCATATCCCACGGGACGGTGGCGCGGTTGACCTCCCGCTGCGCGGGAAGATCCTCCAACGGACCGTGGAACGGCAGGCCGACCAGGTCCTCTCCCTTCACCGTCTCGACGACTTCGGCTTCCGCCGGCAATACCGTCTCGACCAGCGATTTCATCAGGTAGTAGTGTGCGCCGTCCAGGACCACCTTCGCGTAATCGGCTTCCGGGTGCAGCGCCAGGGCCGTATTGGCGGTCAGGGTCCACGGCGTGGTGGTCCAGACCAGGAAGTACTCGTCTTCACGGTCGCCGACGCGGCAGCGGAAGAAACAGGAGGGATCGGTCTGCTCCTGGTAGGAATCCACCAGTTCGTGCTGGCTCAGGCTGGTGCCGCACCGCCAGCACCAGGGCATGGACCGGTGGCCCCTGTGCAGCCATTTCCGGTCGTCGCAGGCCTTGAGAAAGTGCCAGATATGTTCGATGTTGTTATCGTCCAGCGTGAAGTAGGACGCCGGATGGCCGTCTTCATGGTACCACTGCATCCAGTGGCCCATGCGGATGGACTGCCGCGTGATCCGCTCCGCGTACTCGTCCACCCTCGCGCGGCACGCCTGGGAAAACTCCGCCAGGCCGTAGGTTTCTATATCCCGCTTCGAATCGAATCCCAACGCCCGTTCGACCTCGACTTCCACCCAGAGCCCCTGGCAGTCGAAACCGTTCTGCCACCGCTGGTTGAACCCCTTCATGGCCTTGTACCGGCAGTACATGTCCTTGTACGTCCGGCCCCAGGCATGGTGGACGCCCATGGCGTTGTTGGCGGTAATCGGACCGTCGATGAAGGACCACGTGGGACGGTCCGCCAATTGCGCGCGCAACTTGTCGAATATCCGATGCTCCGCCCACCATGCGAGGATGCGCTCCTCCATGGCGGGGTATTCTATCTTTCCTTCAAAGGGTTTGAACAACTGGCCAGACACAGGTAAGTCGTTGCTCCACGGGTTTTATGGTCTACGACGCGTTCTGCTGTTTTTACAGACACCACGCGTTCGGGATTCGCCGCCTGAAGGGCATATCTGACGATCCGGAATGCCGGTCTGAAAATAGGCCGTAAGGGGGTGTTGCACAAGGTAATTCTGGCTGGCGGCACGGTGGTCGGCCGGGCTGGCGGCACGGTGGACGGTCGGGCTTGCGGCAGCGCTGGACGGCCGGGTTGGCCGAAGGACGGACGACCACGATCACCGGGTGGTGATTTCAGTCCTTGCCGTCCATAATCGGGAACCGGTTCAGTTCGTCCCTGCGCGCACGCCAGTCGGGAAGGTGCCGGTCGAGGATGCCCCAGAAGCGGCGGTTGTGTGAGGGCTCGATCAAGTGGGCCATTTCGTGGACGATCACGTACTCGAGGCATCGCATCGGCTTCTTGGCCAACTCCAGGCTAAGCCAGATCCTGCCGTTTCGGACACTGCAGCTACCCCAGCGGGTTTTCATCCTGCGGATCCGCCATTCCTTCACCGTCACGCCCATGAACGGTTCCCACACCGCGATCAGGCGCGGGATACTCGCCTTCAGCCGTTCACGGTACCACCCTTCGAGCAGGTCGGCCCGTTCGTCCCGGCCGGTTCCCGGACGAACCCGCATTTCCAGCGTCGAATCACCCAGGAGACCGATGTGCGGCTTCCCCTCATGGGTGGTGACGTTCAACACGCGGGCAATCCCCTCCACGTAATGGCGCTCGCCCGATACCCAGGTCCGGGCGGATTCCCGCACCCGTTGGCGTTGCCTGGCCTGCTGCCGCCGGACCCAGGGGATACGTCGCTCCACGGCCTGGCGGATTGAATCATCGCCGATGCGAAGCGGCGCGGAGACTCTCAGGCGTCCGTCGGGCGGCATCACCCTGAGGTACAGGTGCCTGATCCGCTTCCGGTGGACTTCCACCTCGATATCGTCCACACGCAAATAAGAAACCTTTGATGCCTTTGTCGCGGCGATAGGTTGCTCGCTTTCAAATGATGGCCGGCCCCCGCGGACGGGTCCTGACGAATTGGACCCGCCGTGCACGCCCACAATCTCCTGACGATTCCGCAATATAGGACGTTAGGCGGACCGGCAAAAGGAGAACAAGGCGTTCTCCCAGGCCGACTAACCGATTTGACTTTGATCATGTCAACCCGTTACTTTCCAGACTCACGAAGTAACCTCCGGAGTCTGCATCCTAACGAGCCGTTAGCCAGGGAAGGGACGCGATTTGAGCCGCGACAAGCCCAATATCCTGTTCTTCTTTACCGATGACCAGCGCTTTGATACGATACGCGCGCTGGGGAATCCCCTTGTTCACACGCCCGTCATGGACCGGCTGGTCGCCCGGGGCGTGACGTTTACGCACGCCCATATCCCCGGGGGTACATCGGCCGCCATCTGCATGCCCAGCCGGGCCATGCTGCACACCGGCCGCACCCTCTTCCGTCTCGACGGCGCCGGCGCGGACATTCCGCCAGCGCACACGCTGATGGGGGAATACCTGCGGTCCCAGGGTTACCGTACCTGGGGCACGGGCAAGTGGCACAACGGCGTCCCGTCCTACGCCCGCAGTTTTTCGGACGGCGCGGAGATCTTCTTCGGGGGCATGGACGACCACTGGAACGTACCGGTGTTCGACTACGATCCGGAGGGGAGGTACGAAGGCACGCTGCCCCAGTGTCCGGATGCCTTCCGCTCGAACGAAGTGAATATCCGCAAAGGGGATCACGTGCACGCCGGGCGGCACTCCAGCGAGATCTTCGCGGACTGTGCCGCCGAATGGCTGAAGGGGTATGATTCCGAAGATCCCTTCTTCATGTACGTCTCGTTCATGGCGCCCCACGACCCCAGGACGATGCCCCGGAAGTTCCTGGACCTGTATGATCCCGAGGCCATCCCGCTGCCACGGAACTTCATGGGCGGCCATCCCTTCGACAACGGCGACCTGAAAGTGCGCGACGAAGTCCTGGAGACGTTTCCCCGGGATCCCGCGCGCGTGCGGCGCCATATTGCTGAATATTACGCGATGATCTCCCACCTCGATGCGCAGATGGGACGGGTCATGCAGGCGTTGGAAGACCGCGGCATGGCGGACGACACCATTGTCATCTTCGCCGGGGACAACGGCCTGGCGATCGGCCAGCACGGGCTGTTTGGAAAGCAGAACCTCTACGAGCACAGCATACGCGTGCCCCTGGTCTTTGCCGGACCAGGCATCCCCCGCGGTGTCCGGCGCAGTGCTTACGCGTACCTGCTCGATATCTTTCCCACCCTGTGCGATCTGACGGGACTGGACACGCCCGGTTCCGTGGAAGGGGTGAGTCTGGCGCCGACGTTCGATGATCCCGGCGCACGCCCGAGGGACACGCTCTTCGCCGCCTACCGCCAGTGGCAGCGCATGGTGAAGGACGATCGATACAAACTGATCGAGTACGTGGTCGACGGACGCCGGACTACCCAGCTGTTCGACCTGAAACGCGACCCGCTGGAATGCCGCAATCTGGCCGGCGAAGCAGCTCATGCCGAGCGGCTTGCAGGACTTCGATCCAGGCTTTTCGACTGGCGGGATGATTGGGGGGACGCGGACAGCGAATGGGGCCGGGCATTCTGGACCGGGTACGACCCGTGAGGGTACGGCTCGTAAGGGCCTGCCACTTGATGAAGATCGGGCGACGACGTCTGAAAGTCCGAACGCGGCCGCCCGATCTGGTTCCACCCTTCCGGCCTTGCCTCTAAGATCGTCAGGCCGCGGCCACCCGGTTACCCGCGCTCCGGTACAGCGCTTGTCCCATGGCGCCCAGGCCGATGATGACCAGCAGCAGATTAATGACCCAGCCCACATAGGGCAGGCTGACGGCGATCAGGACCAGCACCAGGCCGGCGAGCAGGGGCAGCAGCAGTGAACGGACGCCCTCCTGTTTCGGCCGCAACAGCGCGTTGCCCAGGAAATGGGCCACGACGATCTTGGACACGTACAGGCTCAACGCCCAGACGGCGCCAACGACCAGTCCGGCCGGCAGTCCGATGAGTGTCACGGCGAGTACGACCGCCAGGATCGGCGTGGCCGTGGCCAGCACGAATCCGAGCCCCGCGGACGTTAGTATGCCGGTCAGATTGTCCAGCGGTACGCGCCGGAGCGCGGGAAGTGCCCAGAGCAGTAGCAGGCCCGACAGGAACGCCGTGACCAGCCACAGGACCGTCCACGCGATGGTCCAGACTGAGAGGATCCCGTCCTTTTCCTCCTCCTCCCGTCCCGGTTCGGGAACGTCCACGATGGTTTCGCCGGATATAGCCGCGGCGGAATCCACCTCCAGGTCCTCCACGTCGGGCAGTCCCACGTCGAGATTCCCGCCAATGACCGCGGAAGACTGAACAGTCGCGACCTGGCCGCGGAAGGTAACGTCCCGCTTCACGTCGCCCGATATCGTCAGCGTACTGGCGAACACCGTGGCGTTTCGACCGACCGAACCGCCTACGTTGACATCCTCCCCGAAGGCGAAGAGGTCTCCCGCGATCGTTGCGTCACGGCTGGAACGAAGCGACTGCGCGAAACCGTAGACGCTTTGACCGATCGAGTCTCCTATGCGGATGACCTGGCCGAACCCGGCGAATCCGCCGCCCGCCCGGCCATCCACCTCGATGGTCCTGCCGAACGAGTAGATGTCCCCAAGGACCGTTCCATTGATTTCGATCGACTGGGCGAAGGTAATCAGGTCTCCCGTCACCTCGCCGTCGATCCTGACGGTGCGGCCGAAGGCGACGAAGGTGTCGTCTACGATCTCGCCGGCATCCACCGAGATATCTCCTCTGGACCGTATTTCGATGGCTTCCGCGGGGCGGACGTGTCCCAGCATCAGCAGCAGCCCTCCGAGCACGACCAGCGTGCCGGCCGGCCTCCGCACCAGAAGATACAGTGAAGCCAGCAGCACGATGAACCCGATAGCCAGGCCTAACTCGCTAATCAGCGTAACCATGGTCGTACCTCCATTCTGGTAGTATTCGATGAAATAAGCACCGGTGCTGAACAGCATGGACAACTGACCGGAAACGTTCAGTGGATTCAGCCACTCTATACTCCATGGAAGTTCCAGTCCTATCACCCAGCCGATTCCCACCCGCATCAGTGCCGCGAGTCCGATGACCAGTCCCAGCAGCTTCATGGTGTGAATGGGCGAAGGCGCCGACACCTGTGCCGGTTGCGTTTCAACAAGAAAGGCCTCCGCGTTTCCCACGATTTCGAAGAGGGCGTCTCTTTCCCTGCGGAACGCATTTACAATGCCCTGGCAACGGGGACAGCTTTCCAGGTGAGCGGTGAACGCCCGTGCTTCGGAACCGGCCAGCTCGCCATCGGCGTAGGTCGAGCAGACGATTTCGGGTGGACACGCGTCCTGGTGCATCGATTCGTCGGTCATGGTCGGCATAATCCGGTCAACTCCTCTCGCAATCGTCTTCTGGCGCGGTAAATCAGCGTCGCCACCGTGTTCCGGTTCAGATTGAGGGCGTGGCTGATTTCGTCGTAAGTGAACTCGTTGTAGTAGGCCAATACGAGCGGCACGCGGTACCGGTCCGGGAGCGACTGTATCGCCGATCGCACCTGGTCACCTTTCTCCGCCCGCACCAGGATCTCCAGCGTATCCTCGGAAACCTTTGACGGGCCGACCTGTTCGGGATCGGCGGATTCATAGAAATTCACCTCGCGGTTCCGGCGACGCAACCGGTCGAGACAGTGGTTGGTCGCGGTCTTGAGCAGCCAGTTCAGGGGCGACTTCGACGCGTCCATGGTGGACCGGCTCCGGTATGCCCGGAGAAAGACCTCCTGGGCCGCGTCTTCGGCTTCGTACACGGAC
Proteins encoded in this region:
- the ileS gene encoding isoleucine--tRNA ligase, which codes for MSGQLFKPFEGKIEYPAMEERILAWWAEHRIFDKLRAQLADRPTWSFIDGPITANNAMGVHHAWGRTYKDMYCRYKAMKGFNQRWQNGFDCQGLWVEVEVERALGFDSKRDIETYGLAEFSQACRARVDEYAERITRQSIRMGHWMQWYHEDGHPASYFTLDDNNIEHIWHFLKACDDRKWLHRGHRSMPWCWRCGTSLSQHELVDSYQEQTDPSCFFRCRVGDREDEYFLVWTTTPWTLTANTALALHPEADYAKVVLDGAHYYLMKSLVETVLPAEAEVVETVKGEDLVGLPFHGPLEDLPAQREVNRATVPWDMVSDEEGTGIVHIAPGCGAEDYQLGQELGLDIIVPIDENGYFTDDIGPLAATHVRDSAEGVRRELESRGVLFRWEDYTHRYPFCWRCKTPLVFRLADEWFISADEIRAPMKRAAATVQWVPEYSGLLMQDWLDNMGDWCISRRRFWGLPLPFYCCGNCGHINVIGSTAELRERAVNPTFVDDLPELHRPWIDEIEITCERCGEAARRVTEVGDCWLDAGIVPFSTLNYLPEHRGIEGTIRSERGPEAERDKAGVASPGPDSTWEAWSPADWITEMREQIRLWFYSQLFMSVTLYDRSPFKAVLTYEEMRDENGEPFSKSGDNAIAVEDATARMGADVMRWQYAGAPLNMVFRFGYGPAEEVTRKMLRLWNVYAFFVTYANLPDCPPISASAPATDRSELDRWVLSRLHQLIRHCNDRMDHFDSAAVVRETERFIDVLSTWYVRRSRRRFWKSGDDADKQSAIQTLYEVLVTMSRLIAPILPFSAEELYRSLVPPVEPSAPESVHLCPYPEASGELIDQDLMDDMDDLMQVIELGRSARNDARMKVRQPAFRMLVKPATARQGKTIDRLRAQVLEELNVKELDLVDSDDAFRGYAVKPVFSKWGPRFGKRLNDVREALEALDGDETGAFVAGGEVLTLEVDGERVDLSPDELEVERVDAEGLSVTSDFGWTVAIDTTVTRDLLLEGLMRDFVRHVQNLRKEADFNVDDRITLFYEAEGDLAEAIDTHADYIRTETLSTVLRDEPVPGDVHSGELKLGEHVARIGVLK
- a CDS encoding MFS transporter; translation: MQQDRKLTRLQTARGMRMWNVNGMLESVHSAITTGVYTTGYALHLGASSAMIGFISASISISQLLQAFSPLLIERLQRRKTLCLSANAVSSSLWLPIAFIPFLFFEVYQVLALMGCIALSKAAMSLVSPARQSWLTDLVPDEMRGRFVARQRSLTASAGLITSVCAGFFLSTYAVGDEQEGFTTLFITAVVFSGFGVLAWSRIPEPQKRQGEHVPSNQLLSLPFRHGPFRRLMFLVSGRLLIAQIAAPFFTVYMLRTLEVSYAQIAIYSAIQTIATIIMNPFWGYLADKYGYKPVMSLTAVGLAVFPLGWGFVTLENYWIMVPLVQVWGGSMSAGWGTARFNLIVKTAPAVNRSAFLGCYSAVSRGCAACGAVLGGIAADLCTSIPAVSFFGYTFAGLQYLFLSNGALRIAYMGLLARVTSDSQVSSRDVINRVRKGNPIATLWHLVRMGKSSNPSVRARAARELGETGSHLAVDELIALLEDSDRNVRREAVQSLSRIGAAEAVNPLLECVGNPTSDIAEEAVEALGAVPSSLSLNILVTLLHDDRP
- a CDS encoding sodium/solute symporter (Members of the Solute:Sodium Symporter (SSS), TC 2.A.21 as described in tcdb.org, catalyze solute:Na+ symport. Known solutes for members of the family include sugars, amino acids, nucleosides, inositols, vitamins, urea or anions, depending on the system.), translated to MTPGGLTPVDWAIIIGYALATISLGYYYSRRQSTISEYFTGGGRMPPTLIGFSLFATLLSTISYLSIPGEAIGKGPVWMLNYLTIPIIFVVVGYGLIPVYMRTRVTSAYELLEDRLGVGIRLLGAVMFILLRLVWMALLIYLSAKAMTVMLGVGDDWIPVITLVTGLVAVIYTSLGGLRAVVITDTLQTLLMLGGAILVIVTVTLHFDGFGWVPSSWQSHWDAQPVFSLDPSVRLTVIGSMLASMTWAIATAGGDQTVVQRFMATTDARAARRSYLTQQLVGLCIGITLWVAGFALLGFFQDQPGLLPAGADLDGQADHVFPHYIAYYLPPGVSGFVVAAMFAAAMSSLDSGVNAITAVVSTDFIDRFRKSPATEIQLTRTAKTLAFVIGAIAVGASSLMELVPGNITAVTNKTSNLLTTPIFALFFFALFVPFARPAGVVAGAVCGVLTASLIAFSGPLFGMLPDGNDPVSFMWISPVALAVNLGVGTAVSWMLARNGKPNHATG
- the pyk gene encoding pyruvate kinase translates to MRRTKIVCTMGPAIRSPEMIRQVLEAGVDVFRLNFSHGTPDGHRRSIQRIRSAADDLGKPVAILQDLPGPKIRIGTFQHGPVHLGAGDDFTLTTEPVPGSRARVSVNYAGLPDEVQPGQRLLLADGLVELRIEAVEPPEIRCKVLLGGSLSDHKGITVPRGAKGINAFTEKDRELLLEGLDMGVEMAALSFVRNRDDVLRARKLLDDRGSSLPLMAKIEKPEAVDALDEILPAVDALMVARGDLGVEIPFEDVPLVQKDIIAKALHTARPVVTATQMLRSMVDNPRPTRAEAADVANAVLDGSDAVMLSEESATGAYPVEAVRALASIAEQAEARLFQRTAHGYPERREIPDVSEAISHASCVLALESGAKAIVCCTRSGHTARVAARHRISVPIIAVSPEVATVRRLALVWGVKPVLCAEFDTTDGMIRTSLDAAREAGGLGRGDHIVIVGGSPSAGPGHTDFVRVAAVP